From one Gossypium hirsutum isolate 1008001.06 chromosome D08, Gossypium_hirsutum_v2.1, whole genome shotgun sequence genomic stretch:
- the LOC107909530 gene encoding leucine-rich repeat receptor-like protein kinase PEPR1: MSPREVPWKLNKNMVLLFQYHVICSFILSSASLSPPAIFLLQFFNSLPKHTQLLLPWNQSDSPSPNSHCQWAGVSCYSKKSFQVRALNLSGFGLSGVLNNSVPYLCLHQRMLSLDLSGNSFSGNIPQILGNCSQLNTILLNDNGFEGSIPHQIFMSKWLRKIDLGYNSLSGGIPPEVSLCTNLEYIGLYNNFLSGVVPDEMFSLPNLKFLYLNTNNLTGSVPDFPPSCTILDFWIHENGFSGSLPRTLGNCYNLTTFIASYNKFQGVIPPETFEGLLQLEVLYLGENNVEGEIPNTLWSLQNLQELILSGNKLNGTISERIAQCNQLVAVALSGNNLVGPIPRSIGNLTGLANLFIYSNKLNGSLPPELGNCTSLVELRLQHNFIGGSIPPEICNLKNLEVLFLFNNHIEGHIPQEIGRMRNLVQLALYNNSLTGRITSEIVHLKKLRFLSLAQNDLVGEVQFELSKNFPALVRLDLSGNRLNGSIPSGICAGYNFSVLALANNRFSGSFPSDIGKCSSLRRVVLSNNNLQGHIPAYLEDNPGIFFLEVQGNLLEGKIPPVFGHWTNLSMLDFSSNRLSGSIPPELGKLGNLQILRLSSNRLTGSIPSELGHCEKMIKLDLKSNYLSGNIPPEIISLPNLQNLLLQENKLNGHIPDSFSSLQSLIELQLGANMLEDPIPCSLSNLHHFSSVLNLSNNRYSGEIPACLGKLDKLQILDLSSNSFSGEIPADVNNMISLYFVNISFNHLRGKLPSVWMRIVASYPGSFVGNPELCLLGDETGNCRETEKGNSRGRVLAGIVIAVVVSVALLCAMIYTLVVRRLQKKHSIDQTVLYKRQSRTEDLPENLKIEDIIRATEGWSEKYIIGRGKHGTVYRTETSNSRNHWAVKKVNLSSTNFKLEMRTLGLIRHRNILRMAGYCIRDGYGFIVTEYMPGGTLFDVLHQSQPRLVLNWDTRYRIAFGIAHGLSYLHHDCVPQIIHRDIKSDNILLDSEFEPRIGDFGMAKLVGDEDSSSTRSAIVGTLGYIAPENAYSTRLTEKCDVYSYGVVLLEMLCRKLPVDPSFEDGLDIVSWTRRNLEENEEYICFLDEEINLWTDDEQQRALALLELALQCTQSMADTRPSMRDVVASLIRLNHKHEKSINNT; encoded by the exons ATGTCACCAAGAGAAGTTCCATGGAAGTTAAATAAGAACATGGTGTTGTTATTCCAGTATCATGTTATCTGCTCATTCATTCTTTCATCAGCCTCATTATCTCCGCCTGCAATTTTCCTTCTACAGTTCTTTAACAGTCTCCCAAAACACACTCAACTTCTGTTACCATGGAATCAATCCGATTCTCCATCTCCAAACTCTCATTGCCAATGGGCTGGAGTGTCTTGCTACTCCAAAAAGAGCTTTCAGGTCAGAGCCTTGAATCTATCAGGCTTCGGGCTGTCTGGTGTATTGAACAACTCTGTCCCTTATCTTTGCCTCCACCAGCGTATGCTCTCCCTCGACCTCAGTGGCAACAGTTTCAGTGGTAATATACCTCAAATTCTGGGGAACTGCAGCCAACTAAATACCATTCTTCTCAATGATAATGGCTTTGAAGGATCAATCCCTCACCAAATTTTCATGTCAAAGTGGCTTAGAAAGATTGACTTGGGTTATAACTCACTCTCTGGTGGAATCCCCCCTGAGGTAAGTCTTTGCACCAATCTGGAATATATTGGACTCTACAACAACTTTCTAAGTGGTGTGGTTCCAGATGAAATGTTTTCTCTACCAAATTTGAAGTTCCTCTATTTAAACACAAATAACCTCACTGGTTCAGTACCTGATTTCCCACCTTCATGTACAATTCTTGATTTCTGGATTCACGAGAATGGATTTTCAGGTTCTTTGCCTCGTACCCTTGGAAACTGCTATAACCTTACAACATTTATAGCATCCTACAACAAATTCCAAGGGGTCATTCCACCAGAGACTTTTGAGGGGCTTTTGCAACTTGAAGTTCTCTATCTTGGTGAAAACAATGTGGAGGGCGAAATTCCAAACACTTTGTGGAGTTTGCAGAACTTGCAAGAGCTTATTCTGTCAGGGAACAAGCTTAATGGAACTATTTCTGAGAGGATTGCTCAATGCAATCAGCTTGTGGCAGTTGCACTTTCAGGAAATAATCTGGTTGGTCCCATTCCTCGGTCAATAGGAAATCTTACAGGTTTagctaatttatttatttatagcaACAAACTTAATGGCTCATTACCTCCTGAGCTTGGAAACTGCACTTCACTTGTTGAACTCAGGCTTCAGCATAACTTCATTGGAGGAAGCATCCCTCCAGAAATTTGCAATCTCAAGAATCTCGAGGTTCTTTTTCTATTCAACAATCATATTGAAGGCCACATTCCACAAGAAATTGGCAGGATGAGAAACCTGGTGCAGTTGGCTTTGTATAACAACAGTTTAACTGGTAGAATCACATCTGAAATTGTTCACTTGAAGAAATTGAGATTCCTGTCCTTGGCTCAGAACGATCTAGTTGGGGAGGTTCAATTTGAGCTCAGCAAAAATTTCCCTGCTTTGGTTAGATTGGATTTATCAGGGAACCGACTTAATGGATCGATTCCTTCCGGAATATGTGCTGGCTATAATTTTTCAGTTTTGGCCCTCGCGAACAATCGTTTCAGTGGGAGCTTTCCTTCTGATATTGGGAAATGCTCATCTCTCAGAAGGGTGGTTCTTAGTAACAATAATCTCCAAGGGCATATACCAGCATATTTGGAAGATAACCCTGGAATTTTTTTCCTGGAAGTCCAAGGAAACTTGCTTGAAGGAAAGATTCCCCCAGTGTTTGGTCACTGGACCAATCTTTCAATGCTGGATTTCTCAAGCAATAGGCTCTCTGGCTCTATACCTCCAGAGCTTGGGAAGCTTGGGAATCTGCAAATTTTAAGGCTTTCTTCTAATAGACTTACAGGAAGCATTCCCTCAGAGTTGGGTCATTGTGAAAAGATGATCAAACTGGATTTGAAATCCAATTATCTGTCAGGAAATATTCCACCAGAAATAATATCATTGCCCAACCTGCAAAACCTTCTGCTCCAAGAAAACAAACTCAATGGACATATTCCTGATTCTTTTTCATCCCTCCAAAGTCTAATAGAATTGCAGCTTGGAGCTAACATGCTTGAAGATCCCATTCCATGCAGTTTGAGTAACCTTCACCATTTCAGTTCAGTTCTCAATTTAAGCAACAACAGGTACTCTGGTGAAATCCCTGCATGCCTTGGCAAACTAGACAAGCTACAGATTCTTGATCTCTCGAGCAACAGTTTCTCTGGTGAGATACCAGCAGATGTGAACAACATGATCTCCCTCTACTTTGTGAACATATCATTCAATCACCTAAGAGGAAAATTACCATCCGTTTGGATGAGGATCGTCGCTTCATATCCTGGATCTTTCGTTGGAAATCCAGAACTTTGCCTGCTGGGTGATGAAACTGGTAATTGTCGGGAAACTGAAAAAGGCAACAGCAGGGGAAGGGTGCTTGCTGGGATCGTTATTGCTGTGGTGGTCTCTGTGGCATTGCTCTGTGCGATGATCTACACATTGGTGGTTAGACGCCTACAGAAGAAACATTCCATTGACCAAACTGTTCTCTACAAACGACAATCTAGAACTGAAGACCTACCTGAGAACTTAAAAATCGAAGATATTATTCGTGCTACAGAAGGATGGAGCGAAAAGTATATCATCGGGAGAGGCAAACATGGAACAGTTTACAGAACAGAAACTTCCAACTCTAGAAACCATTGGGCTGTCAAGAAAGTGAATTTGTCCAGCACAAACTTCAAACTTGAGATGAGAACTCTTGGCTTAATTAGGCATCGTAATATACTGAGAATGGCAGGTTATTGCATTAGAGACGGATATGGATTCATTGTCACGGAGTATATGCCTGGTGGAACACTTTTTGATGTGCTTCACCAGAGCCAACCCCGCCTGGTTTTAAACTGGGATACACGATATCGTATTGCATTTGGTATAGCTCATGGTCTTTCCTACCTTCACCATGATTGCGTGCCTCAGATTATCCATAGAGACATCAAATCAGATAACATACTATTGGATTCTGAATTCGAACCAAGGATTGGAGACTTTGGAATGGCAAAGTTGGTCGGCGATGAGGATTCAAGCTCCACAAGGTCTGCAATTGTTGGAACATTGGGCTACATAGCACCAG AGAATGCATACTCCACGCGGTTGACAGAAAAATGTGATGTCTATAGCTATGGTGTAGTTCTGCTAGAGATGCTCTGCCGAAAATTGCCTGTAGACCCTAGCTTTGAGGATGGCCTAGATATTGTCTCGTGGACTAGAAGAAACCTAGAGGAAAATGAAGAATACATCTGCTTCCTTGATGAGGAGATCAACCTTTGGACCGATGATGAACAACAAAGGGCCCTTGCATTGCTGGAACTGGCACTTCAATGCACTCAATCTATGGCTGATACAAGACCCTCCATGCGGGATGTAGTGGCATCTCTAATTAGGTTAAATCATAAGCATGAGAAATCTATAAACAACACATAA